From a region of the Vagococcus coleopterorum genome:
- a CDS encoding ABC transporter ATP-binding protein, giving the protein MSLSLKNVTGGYGHLAVLKDVSFDVNAGEMIGLIGLNGAGKSTTIKEIIGLLTPQQGSITINNQSLAMDSEAYRKAIGYIPETPSLYEELTLREHIEVTAMAYDIPKEEAFKRAQPLLETFRLDTKLDWFPAHFSKGMKQKVMVLCAFLVEPDLYIIDEPFLGLDPLAIHALLELMAERKKAGAAILMSTHILATAERYCDRFVVLHEGKVRAYGTLVELQKEFNMPEASLDDIYLALTTLEGAVQS; this is encoded by the coding sequence ATGAGTTTATCACTTAAAAATGTGACCGGTGGATATGGTCACTTAGCTGTTTTAAAAGATGTTAGCTTTGACGTGAATGCTGGTGAAATGATTGGCTTAATCGGCTTAAATGGTGCTGGAAAAAGCACTACAATCAAAGAAATCATTGGTTTACTGACACCACAACAAGGTAGTATTACAATTAATAACCAAAGTCTCGCAATGGATTCGGAAGCTTATCGCAAAGCGATTGGCTACATTCCCGAAACCCCAAGTTTATATGAAGAGTTAACCTTGCGTGAACACATTGAAGTCACTGCCATGGCTTACGACATTCCCAAAGAGGAAGCATTTAAGCGAGCACAACCTTTACTGGAAACCTTTAGATTAGACACTAAATTAGATTGGTTCCCCGCTCATTTTTCAAAAGGAATGAAACAAAAAGTGATGGTCTTATGCGCCTTTTTAGTCGAACCTGACCTCTATATCATTGATGAACCATTCTTAGGTCTTGACCCGTTAGCCATCCACGCGCTATTGGAATTAATGGCTGAACGTAAAAAAGCGGGCGCTGCAATCTTAATGTCGACGCACATTTTAGCTACTGCTGAGCGTTACTGTGATCGTTTTGTAGTCTTGCATGAAGGAAAAGTACGTGCTTACGGTACATTAGTTGAGCTACAAAAAGAATTCAATATGCCTGAGGCAAGTTTAGATGATATTTATTTAGCGCTGACCACTCTTGAGGGAGCGGTTCAATCATGA
- a CDS encoding ABC transporter permease produces the protein MKQFYKKRLASHQKQLMTYLKYVFNDHMMIAMTFILGGLGLYYSNFVKTLTPDFKVGFLIIWLILLFTLHIGKLATLIKEADKVFLLPKEKQMHEYLGTALRHSLIMPFFAIILITGACYPLLLAIKSTSLVELVFIIMSLLALKIAHLVLAQLNFFVKSRYQAKKIYGIWLLASVIVIALALWQPLFSLPIAVATALLSFVHYNRTKQIDYLDWSQLIQSEESRMKRIYRFINLFTDVPGMPTTVHRRKYFDPILAKIKSSQERTFDYLYARHFLRGSDYGGLVFRLTIIGGLALFFIDQTILASGLGLLIIFLIGFQLLPMVNAFNYISAVQLYPVAQADKTKALSRLIQIVLFSISIIFSLIALISFNDKAHASLFILLSLLEVVIFTRFYLPKKLQKMTNL, from the coding sequence ATGAAACAATTTTATAAAAAACGCTTAGCTAGTCATCAAAAACAACTAATGACCTATCTCAAATATGTTTTCAACGATCATATGATGATAGCCATGACTTTTATTTTAGGAGGGCTGGGGTTATATTACTCTAACTTTGTTAAAACTCTCACCCCTGATTTCAAAGTTGGCTTCCTCATTATTTGGCTGATTTTACTTTTCACTTTACATATTGGAAAATTAGCAACCTTAATCAAAGAGGCTGATAAAGTTTTTCTTTTACCCAAAGAAAAACAAATGCATGAGTATTTAGGGACTGCTTTGCGCCACTCTTTGATCATGCCTTTTTTTGCTATTATTTTAATAACAGGAGCTTGCTACCCACTCCTTTTAGCCATCAAGTCAACTAGTCTAGTTGAGCTAGTTTTTATCATAATGAGTTTACTCGCTTTAAAAATTGCTCACCTAGTCTTAGCGCAACTAAACTTTTTTGTTAAATCTCGCTATCAAGCGAAAAAAATCTATGGCATCTGGTTGCTTGCGAGTGTCATTGTCATTGCCCTTGCATTATGGCAACCCCTTTTCAGTTTACCTATTGCTGTAGCGACAGCCTTATTATCATTTGTTCACTATAATAGAACAAAACAAATTGATTACTTAGATTGGTCACAGTTAATCCAATCCGAAGAAAGTCGCATGAAACGTATTTATCGTTTTATTAATTTATTTACGGATGTTCCTGGCATGCCAACAACGGTTCACAGACGAAAGTATTTCGATCCCATCTTAGCAAAAATCAAGTCATCACAAGAGCGAACTTTTGATTATTTATATGCTAGACATTTTTTACGTGGGTCTGATTACGGTGGACTTGTTTTCCGATTAACCATTATTGGTGGCCTTGCATTATTTTTCATCGACCAAACTATTTTAGCTAGTGGACTAGGTTTACTGATTATTTTCTTGATTGGCTTTCAGCTTTTACCTATGGTTAATGCTTTTAACTATATTTCAGCTGTGCAGCTTTATCCCGTGGCTCAAGCTGATAAAACTAAAGCTTTATCACGCTTAATCCAAATCGTTCTATTCAGTATTTCAATCATCTTCAGTCTTATTGCTTTAATCAGTTTTAATGATAAAGCACATGCTAGTTTGTTCATTTTGCTATCACTTCTGGAAGTTGTTATTTTCACACGTTTTTATCTGCCAAAAAAATTACAAAAAATGACAAACTTATAG
- a CDS encoding phosphotransferase family protein: MEANLKFDNKWLLQPIAGDTGQAYMGTSDNEKMFIKRNSPPFLAILSREGIAPKLMWTKRLGNGDVLTAQEWLDGDLLTSENLGNHLGVVQILQHLHGSENLADMLEKVGGKKMQPLDFLSSYITDLPFGLKDNKYLESILEYLEHYIPEPVPLSACHGDPIHNNWLQAADGHLYLVDWDSSMLADPASDLGTILGRYVDHDDWTTWLHQYGIPNNKENMDRIYWYCGMNFLLRIKHYYLQGNFKQVNKEIALLKKIFIY, from the coding sequence ATGGAAGCAAATTTAAAGTTTGATAACAAGTGGTTACTCCAACCAATCGCTGGAGATACTGGCCAAGCCTATATGGGAACTTCAGACAATGAAAAGATGTTCATTAAACGTAACTCCCCGCCATTTTTAGCAATTTTATCCCGCGAAGGTATCGCTCCCAAATTAATGTGGACAAAGCGACTTGGAAACGGCGATGTCTTAACAGCTCAAGAATGGCTAGATGGTGATTTGCTGACATCTGAAAATTTAGGTAATCATCTAGGTGTCGTTCAAATCTTGCAACACCTACACGGTTCCGAAAACCTTGCTGACATGCTTGAAAAAGTTGGCGGCAAAAAAATGCAACCCTTGGACTTCTTAAGCAGCTATATTACTGACCTACCTTTCGGCTTGAAAGATAACAAGTATTTAGAAAGCATTTTAGAATATCTAGAACACTACATCCCAGAACCTGTACCGTTATCAGCTTGTCATGGCGATCCTATTCACAATAACTGGTTACAAGCAGCAGATGGGCACCTTTATTTAGTTGACTGGGATTCTAGCATGTTAGCCGACCCTGCTTCTGATTTAGGAACGATTTTAGGACGTTATGTGGACCACGATGATTGGACAACTTGGTTACACCAGTATGGTATTCCTAATAATAAAGAAAACATGGATCGGATCTATTGGTACTGTGGCATGAACTTCTTATTACGAATTAAACATTATTATCTACAAGGTAACTTTAAACAAGTCAATAAAGAAATTGCCTTGCTAAAGAAAATATTTATTTATTAA
- the trmB gene encoding tRNA (guanosine(46)-N7)-methyltransferase TrmB yields MRVKNKPWAKDKLAEYPQFVVNEPEVWKGRWQERFGKKQPLHIEVGTGKGQFIYQMAKANPDVNYIGIEIETSVIVTALEKLIEEPLPNLQLLRVDGRDLTEYFNDAEVDLLYLNFSDPWPKTRHAKRRLTYKTFLATYEQILVPDGEIHFKTDNQGLFEYSLASFSQYGMIINQVWLDLHNSTFEGNIKTEYEEKFSNKGFRINRVEAYFPSDK; encoded by the coding sequence ATGCGCGTAAAAAATAAACCGTGGGCAAAAGATAAACTTGCTGAGTACCCACAATTTGTTGTAAACGAACCTGAAGTTTGGAAAGGTCGTTGGCAAGAACGTTTCGGCAAGAAACAACCCCTACATATCGAAGTCGGAACTGGTAAAGGTCAATTCATTTATCAAATGGCCAAAGCTAATCCTGACGTTAACTATATTGGAATCGAAATTGAAACGAGCGTCATCGTGACTGCTCTAGAAAAATTAATTGAAGAGCCACTTCCTAACCTACAATTGTTAAGAGTCGATGGTCGTGATTTAACAGAATACTTCAATGATGCAGAAGTTGACTTACTTTACTTGAACTTTTCTGATCCATGGCCAAAAACACGCCATGCCAAACGTCGTTTAACGTATAAAACTTTCTTAGCAACTTATGAACAAATCTTAGTACCTGACGGTGAAATCCATTTCAAAACAGATAACCAAGGATTATTTGAATATTCACTTGCTAGCTTTTCACAGTACGGTATGATCATTAACCAAGTTTGGTTAGATTTACACAATTCAACCTTTGAAGGTAATATCAAAACAGAATATGAAGAAAAATTCTCAAACAAAGGTTTTAGAATTAATCGTGTGGAAGCTTACTTCCCTTCAGACAAATAA
- a CDS encoding PepSY domain-containing protein, with product MAKELKKYGFVLGLGAIIGSLAGVSLMKKSQEVFDAKTTNVLSEIKERFTEQQEIEGSWIQSDKEVIDRLGIETEVYKGGFTCKDGDTFTQYEFIADAKTGALIDIYPLEA from the coding sequence ATGGCTAAAGAATTAAAAAAATATGGTTTTGTCCTAGGATTAGGAGCTATCATTGGGAGTCTAGCAGGTGTTAGCTTAATGAAGAAAAGTCAGGAAGTCTTCGATGCTAAAACAACGAATGTCTTATCGGAAATTAAAGAACGGTTTACTGAACAACAAGAAATTGAAGGCTCTTGGATCCAATCTGATAAAGAAGTGATTGACCGTTTAGGAATTGAAACAGAAGTTTATAAAGGCGGCTTCACTTGTAAAGATGGCGACACCTTCACGCAATATGAATTTATCGCAGATGCTAAAACAGGGGCATTAATTGATATCTACCCATTAGAAGCATAA
- a CDS encoding NUDIX hydrolase, with protein sequence MSIQLIENYQPCDVEEAKVKSDILTICQQEADLFTRDNRQNHFTSSALIISPDKKETLLIHHKIYNAWGWTGGHNDGDEDFKAVALKEAREETGLTNFKFLNNEIASLDILPVKEHLKHGELIAEHQHLNVSYILVADPAERLEWNEEETNDLKWWPLDKLIEVSGEVLMKPVYQKLLKVISES encoded by the coding sequence ATGTCAATTCAGTTAATTGAAAACTATCAACCATGTGATGTGGAAGAAGCTAAGGTTAAGTCAGATATACTAACTATTTGCCAGCAAGAAGCGGATTTGTTTACAAGAGATAATCGCCAAAATCATTTTACAAGCTCCGCTCTAATCATTTCACCTGATAAAAAAGAAACATTATTGATTCATCATAAAATATACAACGCCTGGGGTTGGACGGGCGGTCACAATGATGGGGATGAGGACTTTAAAGCAGTTGCTTTGAAAGAAGCCAGAGAAGAAACTGGGCTAACAAATTTCAAGTTTTTAAATAACGAGATTGCTAGTTTGGATATCCTGCCTGTAAAAGAACATCTGAAACATGGAGAACTCATTGCAGAACATCAACACTTGAATGTTTCTTATATATTAGTTGCTGATCCAGCTGAACGTTTAGAATGGAACGAAGAAGAAACGAACGATTTAAAATGGTGGCCGCTTGATAAATTAATCGAGGTAAGTGGTGAAGTGCTCATGAAGCCTGTCTATCAAAAATTATTGAAAGTGATTTCCGAGAGCTAA